One Vulpes lagopus strain Blue_001 chromosome 18, ASM1834538v1, whole genome shotgun sequence DNA window includes the following coding sequences:
- the SLC2A10 gene encoding solute carrier family 2, facilitated glucose transporter member 10, producing the protein MGHPQLLLPLCASVSLLGGLTFGYELAVVSGALLPLQLDFGLSCLEQELLVGSLLLGALLASLVGGIFIDQYGRKQAILGSNLVLLAGSLSLGLAGSLAWLVLGRLVAGFAISLSSMACCIYVSELVGPRQRGVLVSLYEAGITLGILLSYALNYALAGAPGGWRHMFGWAAAPALLQSLSLFCLPAGTTKAAANKDLIPLQGGEATKLGLGRPRYSLLDLFRARDNMRGRTVVGLGLVIFQQLTGQPNVLCYASTIFHSVGFRGGSSAVLASVGLGAVKVVATLAAMGLVDRVGRRALLLAGCALMALSVSGIGLVSFAAPMDSGPSCLAMPNATRLSGLPGDPSLPRGITPLPLPTTSENQGKPVLSTSKKIKLHPRAGNPTDPPLRMALSTASPAPHPAPERALLHWTALVCMMVFVSAFSFGFGPVTWLVLSEIYPMEIRGRAFAFCNSFNWACNLLVSLSFLDLIGTIGLSWTFLLYGLTAVLSLGFIYSFVPETKGLSLAEIDQQFQRRRFALSFGHRQSSAGIPYTRIEVSAAS; encoded by the exons ATGG GCCATCCCCAACTGCTCCTGCCCCtgtgtgcctctgtgtctttgctgGGTGGCCTGACCTTTGGTTATGAACTGGCAGTTGTATCAGGTGCCCTGCTGCCCCTGCAGCTTGACTTTGGGCTATCCTGCTTGGAGCAGGAGCTCCTGGTGGGCAGCCTGCTCCTGGGGGCTCTCCTTGCCTCCCTGGTGGGGGGCATCTTCATCGACCAGTATGGCAGGAAACAAGCCATCCTCGGCAGCAACTTGGTGCTTTTGGCAGGCAGCCTGAGCCTAGGCCTGGCTGGCTCCCTGGCCTGGCTGGTCCTGGGCCGCTTGGTGGCTGGCTTTGCCATCTCCCTCTCTTCCATGGCCTGCTGTATTTATGTGTCAGAGCTGGTGGGGCCACGGCAGCGGGGAGTGCTGGTATCCCTCTATGAGGCCGGCATCACCCTGGGCATCCTGCTGTCCTATGCACTCAACTATGCACTGGCTGGTGCCCCCGGGGGATGGAGGCATATGTTTGGCTGGGCCGCTGCACCTGCTCTTCTGCAGTCCCTCAGCCTCTTCTGTCTCCCTGCTGGTACCACCAAAGCTGCAGCCAACAAGGACCTCATTCCTCTCCAGGGAGGAGAGGCCACCAagctgggcctggggaggccGAGATACTCCCTTCTGGACCTCTTCAGGGCACGGGATAACATGCGAGGCCGGACTGTGGTGGGGCTGGGCCTAGTGATTTTCCAGCAGCTAACGGGGCAGCCCAATGTGCTTTGCTATGCCTCCACCATCTTCCACTCGGTTGGCTTCCGTGGGGGTTCCTCGGCTGTGCTGGCCTCTGTGGGACTTGGTGCGGTGAAGGTGGTGGCTACCCTGGCTGCCATGGGACTGGTGGACCGAGTGGGCCGCAGAGCCCTATTACTGGCTGGCTGTGCCCTTATGGCCCTGTCGGTCAGTGGCATAGGCCTTGTCAGCTTTGCCGCACCCATGGACTCTGGTCCGAGTTGCCTGGCCATGCCCAACGCCACTAGGCTGTCAGGCCTCCCTGGAGACCCTAGCCTGCCGAGGGGCATCACTCCACTTCCATTGCCAACAACCAGTGAGAACCAAGGGAAGCCAGTCTTGTCAACCTCTAAGAAAATCAAGCTTCATCCCAGAGCTGGGAACCCCACAGACCCTCCCCTGCGAATGGCCTTAAGCActgcctcccctgcaccccaTCCTGCCCCAGAGCGTGCCTTGCTGCACTGGACCGCACTGGTCTGCATGATGGTCTTTGTGAGTGCCTTCTCCTTTGGATTTGGACCAG TGACCTGGCTTGTCCTTAGCGAGATCTATCCCATGGAGATCCGGGGCCGAGCCTTCGCCTTCTGTAACAGCTTCAACTGGGCCTGCAACCTCCTTGTCAGCCTCTCCTTCCTCGACCTCATTG GTACCATTGGCTTGTCCTGGACCTTCCTGCTCTACGGGCTGACCGCTGTCCTCAGCCTGGGCTTCATCTACTCATTTGTCCCTGAAACGAAAGGTCTGTCATTGGCAGAGATAGACCAGCAGTTCCAGAGGAGACG GTTTGCTCTGAGCTTTGGCCACAGGCAGAGCTCCGCCGGCATCCCGTACACCCGCATCGAGGTCTCTGCAGCCTCCTGA
- the TP53RK gene encoding EKC/KEOPS complex subunit TP53RK: MAAPDAAAGAENEEPPREAEALAAARERNSRFLSGLELVKQGAEARVFRGRFQGRAAVVKHRFPKGYRHPALEARLGRRRTVQEARALLRCRRAGISAPVVFFVDYASNCLYMEEIEGSVTVRDYIQSTMETEKTPQSLLSLAKTVGQVLARMHDEDLIHGDLTTSNMLLKPPVEQLNIVLIDFGLSFISALPEDKGVDLYVLEKAFLSTHPKTETVFEAFLKSYSTFSKKSRPVLKKLDEVRLRGRKRSMVG; this comes from the exons ATGGCGGCCCCCGACGCCGCTGCCGGCGCGGAGAACGAGGAGCCGCCGCGGGAGGCCGAGGCGCTGGCCGCGGCCCGGGAGCGGAACAGCCGCTTCTTGAGCGGCCTGGAACTGGTGAAGCAGGGCGCCGAGGCGCGCGTGTTCCGCGGCCGCTTCCAGGGCCGCGCGGCGGTGGTGAAGCACCGCTTCCCCAAGGGCTACCGGCACCCGGCGCTGGAGGCGCGGCTCGGCCGGCGGCGGACGGTGCAGGAGGCCCGGGCGCTGCTCCGCTGCCGCCGCGCAG GGATATCTGCTCCAGTTGTCTTTTTTGTAGACTATGCATCCAACTGCTTATACATGGAAGAAATCGAAGGCTCAGTGACTGTTCGAGATTATATTCAGTCTACCATGGAGACTGAAAAAACTCCTCAAAGTCTCCTCAGCCTAGCCAAGACAGTTGGGCAGGTTTTGGCTCGAATGCACGATGAAGACCTCATTCATGGTGATCTCACCACCTCGAACATGCTCCTGAAACCCCCCGTGGAACAGCTGAACATTGTGCTCATAGACTTTGGGCTGAGTTTCATTTCAGCACTTCCAGAAGATAAGGGAGTTGACCTCTACGTGCTAGAGAAAGCCTTCCTCAGTACCCACCCCAAAACTGAGACTGTGTTTGAAGCCTTCCTGAAAAGCTACTCCACCTTCTCCAAAAAGTCCAGGCCAGtgttaaaaaaattagatgaagTGCGcctaagaggaagaaagaggtccATGGTTGGGTAG